The proteins below come from a single Macaca fascicularis isolate 582-1 chromosome 9, T2T-MFA8v1.1 genomic window:
- the HNRNPF gene encoding heterogeneous nuclear ribonucleoprotein F, translated as MMLGPEGGEGFVVKLRGLPWSCSVEDVQNFLSDCTIHDGAAGVHFIYTREGRQSGEAFVELGSEDDVKMALKKDRESMGHRYIEVFKSHRTEMDWVLKHSGPNSADSANDGFVRLRGLPFGCTKEEIVQFFSGLEIVPNGITLPVDPEGKITGEAFVQFASQELAEKALGKHKERIGHRYIEVFKSSQEEVRSYSDPPLKFMSVQRPGPYDRPGTARRYIGIVKQAGLERMRPGAYSTGYGGYEEYSGLSDGYGFTTDLFGRDLSYCLSGMYDHRYGDSEFTVQSTTGHCVHMRGLPYKATENDIYNFFSPLNPVRVHIEIGPDGRVTGEADVEFATHEEAVAAMSKDRANMQHRYIELFLNSTTGASNGAYSSQVMQGMGVSAAQATYSGLESQSVSGCYGAGYSGQNSMGGYD; from the coding sequence ATGATGCTGGGCCCTGAGGGAGGTGAAGGCTTTGTGGTCAAGCTCCGTGGCCTGCCCTGGTCCTGCTCTGTTGAGGACGTGCAGAACTTCCTCTCTGACTGCACGATTCATGATGGGGCCGCAGGTGTCCATTTCATCTATACTAGAGAGGGCAGGCAGAGTGGTGAGGCTTTTGTTGAACTTGGATCAGAAGATGATGTAAAAATGGCCCTGAAAAAAGACAGGGAAAGCATGGGACACCGGTACATTGAGGTGTTCAAGTCCCACAGAACCGAGATGGATTGGGTGTTGAAGCACAGCGGTCCCAACAGTGCCGACAGCGCCAACGATGGCTTCGTGCGGCTTCGAGGACTCCCATTTGGATGCACAAAGGAAGAAATTGTTCAGTTCTTCTCAGGGTTGGAAATCGTGCCAAACGGGATCACATTGCCTGTGGACCCCGAAGGCAAGATTACAGGGGAAGCGTTCGTGCAGTTTGCCTCGCAGGAGTTAGCTGAGAAGGCTCTAGGGAAGCACAAGGAGAGGATAGGGCACAGGTACATCGAGGTGTTTAAGAGCAGCCAGGAGGAAGTTAGGTCATACTCAGATCCCCCTCTGAAGTTCATGTCCGTGCAGCGGCCAGGGCCCTATGACCGGCCCGGGACTGCCAGGAGGTATATTGGCATCGTGAAGCAGGCAGGCCTGGAGAGGATGAGGCCCGGTGCCTACAGCACAGGCTACGGGGGCTACGAGGAGTACAGTGGCCTCAGTGATGGCTACGGCTTCACCACCGACCTGTTCGGGAGAGATCTCAGCTACTGTCTCTCCGGAATGTATGACCACAGATATGGCGACAGTGAGTTCACAGTGCAGAGCACCACAGGCCACTGTGTCCACATGAGGGGTCTGCCATACAAAGCGACCGAGAACGACATTTACAACTTCTTCTCTCCTCTCAACCCTGTGAGAGTCCATATTGAGATCGGCCCAGATGGAAGAGTGACGGGTGAAGCAGATGTTGAGTTTGCTACTCATGAAGAAGCTGTGGCAGCTATGTCCAAAGACAGGGCCAATATGCAGCACAGATACATAGAACTCTTCTTGAATTCAACAACAGGGGCCAGCAATGGGGCGTATAGCAGCCAGGTGATGCAAGGCATGGGGGTGTCTGCTGCCCAGGCCACTTATAGTGGCCTGGAGAGCCAGTCAGTGAGTGGCTGTTACGGGGCCGGCTATAGTGGGCAGAACAGCATGGGTGGCTATGACTAG